AAGTCCCGGTGCAGTCCGAACCGAATGTCTTCAATCTCCGCGGCCGTGCTCACTCTGAAGCGGCAACGCTGAAAGGCCTCTGTGCCACAAAGAAGGCCCTGGTCGAGATGGGCCGCAAGCACGGCCGGGCCGTGCACCTGGTCCAACCCCGCGCACACCACCATGGACTGCGCGCAATGCGGAGCAAGAACCAAACACGCACTCCCTCTTTCCGAACGAACTTATGCCTGCACCGCGTGCGGAGCTGTATCGCCCCGTGATAAGAACTCCGCCCGCGTGATGCTGGTCCGGGCTGGCCACATCCCGACTCGTGTTGATCTTGTGAGCCCAGCCACCTTCTAGCTGTCAGGCGAGGTGAGCCAGGAATGCCCCTTCAGGAGCGGGAGGAGTCAATTCGCTGCTGTCCGGCCACCGATCGAGGTTCGATCGCTGCCGCGCCTCGTGTCGCAAGGGTTGCGATGTCGTCAGCGAATCCGTCCACGTCTTCGGGCCAGCTCTCGGGCGGCTGGAAGATGAGCAGGGCGACGGCGCCGTGCAAGGCGGCTGCGATGGCTCTGGTGAGGGCTGTCGCGTCGCCGCGGAGCGCGCCTGCCTCCACACACTGCTGGACCGTTCCACGCAGGAAGCGGAAACAGGACGAGGCTACTTGCCCGCTGGCGGCGGTGGTGGGGCCGGTCATCACGAGACGGTAGCGGACCGGATGAGCCAGCCCGAACCGCACATAGGCGACCGAACGTTGGTGGAGGGCATTGAGCGGGTCGTGCGAGGCGGCGTCGGCATCGCCCATCCAGTCGCCCAGCTCGCCCCAAACGCGTAGGCACACGGTGTGTAGCAGCTCGAGACGACTACCGAAGTGCAGGTAGACCGCCGGAAGGCTGACCCCCACCGCCTGTGCCACGGCCCGGATGGTGACCGCGTCCTCACCAGCTTTGTCAAGCAGGAGCTCGGCCGCCTCGACAAGTTCGTCGCGCAATCGCGCACCGTCCCCGCGCTGCGCCCGGCGCCGCCGCGGCGCTGCAACGGCGGGAGTGGATGACTCGGAGTCGAGCTGGTCCATCGTCAACACCTGCCCTGCGAGGCGGAAGAGTCGGCCGCCTCGGAGCCGATGCCGCGAGAGGTAGTGGATGTCATCACGTCACTCGTCTCCGTGTTGTGGACCAGGGCCGCCGCATGTAACTTGTCGGCGTTAACTTAACTCTACATACCAAGGGTAGTTGATGACTGTCACCGCTGAGGAGATCTACGCCCTCGCACCGTTCGCGGAAACGCTCGGCGTGCACTTTGTCGCCATCAGTGCGCCGGAGGTTCGCGCCCGGCTCGACTACGCATCGGCTTTGTCCACGTTGGGCGGCGGCCTGCACGGCGGCGCGCTGATGGGACTGGCCGACGTGGCGGCCGCGGTGTGTGCCGCAGTGAACGGGCCAGAGGGCGCCCTGCCTGCGACCATGCAGTCCAACACGCTGTTCCTAAGGCCGGTGCGCGGCGCAGGCGCATTCGCGGTGGCACGGCCCTTGCACGTCGGCCGGAACACGGTCACCGTCGAGGTCGACATCAACGACGAGCAGGACGTCCTGTGTGCCCGCATCACACAGGTCGTCGCGCTCCGTACACCCCCCAGCCGAGCTTGATCACCCAACTGCCTCCGCGATCACTGTGCGTTCTTCACGTCCGACGGATACGGGCGCACCCGATCGGGATGATGGGCCGCGTAGCGGTACACGTGCCGCGAGGCGATCGAACGACACAGCTCTACCTTCTCGCGCCAGAAGCGACGGACTGACCACCGCCGTTCTATATCTAGCGGTACCGAAGTCTCACGACCGATGGCCACCGTGCGGCCCCTGCCTTGTCAGCACCACCAACCATCGTCCGGCCATGACCATGGCACTCGAAGCAGGCGACCGGGCCGGATGGATCGGCCTCTGCTCTGGCCGGAGTTCGGGGTGGGCAACCTAGGGATTTCCCGGAAGTACTGGCACACCGTGGCGCCTTACCTTCGTGAGGAGGCCGTACGCCCGGGGGAAGCGGCGGGGCCCGGCGCCAGGGGGTGATCGCGGTGGGTGGTACCGATGTCGTCGGGGATGTGTCGGAGCTTCTGGTCCGGGTGCTGACCGAAGCCGTGAAGGATCCCGACTCGGCGCCCGTGGTCGAGCTGGTCGATCTCGTCGCGGGGCAGTCCGGCGGCGGGCAGGTGGGCCTCCAGCTCTTTCTGTACGAGGTGACCGAGGACCCCAGTGCACGCAATCGGGGGCCCCGGCAGACGCTGGTCGAGGATCCGGTCACCGGGGCGGTCCACCAGGAGACCCGGCGGGCCGACATGGCGCTCTTGCTGCGGTATCTGCTGATTCCCGTGGGCGGCGGGCCCGCCGCCCAGCAGCATGTGCTCGGCCGGGCCATGCGGGCGCTGTACGACGACGCGATCCTGCGAGCCGCGGGGATGTCGTTCCAGGCGGGCGAGTCGCTGAAACTGCGGCTGGCGCCGCTGACGCTGGACGAGCGCGCCAAGGTGTGGTGGGCGATCTCGCAGCCGTACCGGCTCTCCCTCAACTACGAGGTACGGGTGGTCAATCTGGGCTCCCGCGATGTGTCTGTCACCGCGCCGGTCTCCGAGGCCGCGGTCGGTCTCGGCACCGCTGGGGCCGAGTCGTGACGGCGGACCGCGCGGTGCCGACGGACACCGTACGGGTGACTCCCGGCCCGGTCTGTCTGATGCCGCGGGACACCTTCACCGGACGGCCGCCCGCGCTGCCCGTGACGGCAGTCGTGGAACGGCGGGACGACGACGGTCGGTGGTCGCCGGAGAAGAGCGCGAGAGTGGTCACGACACCGACCGGTGCCCGTCTCATGCCGTCGCTGGCGGTGCCCGCCGGGCGTCCGCCGGGTGGGGAGCACGGCGTGTGCCGGATGCGCGTCCGGCTGGTCTCGCCGTACCTGCTGGATGCCGAGCATCCGGACGGAGTGGAGTTCGACGCTCCGGCGTCCGGAGTGCCGGCGGTGACCCCGGTCCTGCTGCTGCCGCTGCCGGCATATCCGTTCCCGCCCGAGACCCGGCTGCTCGGCGGACGGGTGGTGGCGCGCCGCCCCGTCATGCCCAGATCGGCCGTCGGACCGCCGCCCGGGTCGCCGGTGGTCGGCGCCCTGGTGACCGCCGGGGCCCGGGACGATCCGGGGCACATCCCACCTGTCGGCGAGGCGTGGACAGACTTCGCCGCGACCGCGCGGGACGGCGCGTTCCGACTGCCGCTGCGGGGCCCGGGCAGCCGGGTTGCCGCCGGGGCGGTGGCGGACGCGGACACCGAGTGGTTCACGGTGACGGTGACGGGCCCGCCCGGCCGGGGCGGTCCGCCGGTGACGGTCCATCTGCCGGCCCAGGACATCACCGCGACCGGATTCGTCATCGAAGTGCCGTAGCGACCGGCATCCGTGAAGCCCGACGCACTCACAAGGGACTCCCGCAACAACCGACTCCCATGGCTGCCGAATCGCGCAGCGACTCTGAAGCGACCGACCTCGGTGGGCCGGAGTCCGTGGCGGTCGACATTCCGCAGCAACCGAAATGCCGTAGCGATCGACATCCCGTAGCGGAGGAAGCCGCGATGCCCGAATACCTCAGCCCCGGCGTCTACGTCGAAGAGATCTCCACCGGCCCACGCCCCATCGCGGGGGTGGCCACCAGCATCGCGGGCATGGTCGGGGTGACCGCGCGCGGCCCGGAGTCGGGAAAGCCCCGGCTCGTCACGAGCATGCTGGACTTCCACCGCCTGTTCGGCGGTTTCCTCACCCCGCCGGACAAGGCCGGCACGGACGCCGCCGACGACCGCGGCATCCGCTGGTGGCTGCTGCCGCTCGCGGTGAAGGGCTTTTTCGACAACGGCGGCCAGAAGCTGTTCATCAAGCGGGTCGTGCCCGCGCCGGCGGACGCGCAGGCGGCGGCATGGGCCCTGAAACCGGCCGCCGAGCAGAAACCGGCGCCCGGCGCGACGGACTTCGAGCTGCTCGTCGAGGCCACGCAGCCCGGGGCCGGCGGAAACGACCTGCGGTTCGACGTACGGGCCGTGGAGGCGGGCCGGTTCCCGCTGGTGGTCGCCGATCCGCCGGATCCCGCGCCGGACGCCCCGCCGCCGGACCCCGCCAAGGTGGTCGTCGCGCAGAAGGGCGGGCTCAAGACAGGGGTCTGGGTCGTGCTGATCCGGGCCACCGGAGTCGGCGACCCCACCTTCCACCTGCTGGCCGACGACGGCTCACCGGCCGCACAAGGCGGATTCGAGTTCACCCTCGCTCCTGCCGCGCCGGCGCCTGCGGTCGCCAAGGGGGACACCCTCGTCCAGGTCGACTTCGAGGCCGCCGTGCGCGAGGTGTCCGCCGGGACACCGCCCGTCACGGAGACCTTCCGCGCCGCGAACCTCAAGGCCCTTGCCAAAGAGGTCGTGGACCGCTCGAACTACGTCACGGTGACCACCGGGGCTCCGGCGAGGCTCAAGGCGGCGGTGCCGGCCGCCCTCCCGCCGGCGAAGCTCTTCAAACCCTTCATCGGCCTCACCCTGACCAAGGGCTCCGCCGGGGAGAGCGGACTCACCGCCGCCGACTACGTCGGACTGGACGGCGGCAGCGGCCGACGTACCGGCATCCAGGCGCTGGAGGACATCGACGAGGTGGCGATGTGCGCCGTGCCCGGCGTGTGGAACGGCACGGTGCTGGACGGTCTGATCACGCACTGCACGGCCCTCGGCGACCGTTTCGCGGTGCTCGACGGGCCTCCGAACGCGGACCTGGAAGGCATCCGGGACTTCCGGGCCGCCCTGTCCACCGACCGGGCCGCCCTGTACTACCCGTGGCTGCGCGTGCCCGACCCCGGCGGCGCGGCGGCCCCGGCCGCCGCTCCCCCGTCCGGACACCTCATCGGCGTGTATGCCCGTACCGACGTGGAGCGCGGGGTGCACAAGGCGCCCGCCAACACGGTGCTGCGCGGAGTGATCCCCGGGACGGGCCTGGCGGCCGACATCACCCGGCGCGAGCAGGATCTGCTCAACCCGCGCGGGATCAACGCGCTCCGCGCCTTCCCGAATCTGGGGCAGCGGGTGTGGGGCGCGCGGACGCTGTCGGACGACACCCGCTGGCAGTACGTCAACGTCCGGCGGTTGTTCCTCTTCATCGAGGAGTCGATCGACGAGGGCCTGCAGTGGGTCGTCTTCGAGCCCAACGCCGAACAGCTGTGGGCGTCGGTACGGCAGAGCATCACCGCCTTCCTCACCACGGTGTGGCACAGCGGCGCGCTCGCCGGCACCACCCCGGAGGAGGCGTTCCACGTGGCCTGCGACCGGACCACGATGACCGAGGACGATCTCGCCCAGGGGCGGCTGATCTGCGAGGTCGCCGTGGCCCCGGTCTTCCCCGCCGAGTTCGTGATCGTGCGGATCCAGCAGGCGACCCGTGAATCCCTGACGGCCTGACGCAGGCTCCGACCCAGCACACAAGCAGGAGAAGGCGATGCCACCGATCAAACGTAGCGATCCGTACGGCGCGTACAACTTCCTCGTCCAGGTGACCGGAGTCGCACCGGGCGGCCAGGATGTGCAGGCCTCCTTCACCGAGGTCTCCGGACTCACCGTCGATGTGCAGCCGATCGACTACCGCAACGGCAGCGAGGACATCCGGGTGCGCAAGATCCCGGGGCTGAAGAAGTTCTCGAACCTGACGCTGAAGCGCGGTGTCACCGGCCACGTCGAGTTCTGGAACTGGATCAAGAAGTCGATGAACGGCCAGACCCTGCGCGCGGCCGGGACGATCGTGCTGCTCGACGAGAACCGGCAGGAAGTCATGCGCTGGAACTTCGACCGGGCATGGCCGGTGAAGTACACCGGGCCGTCCCTCGGCGCGACCAAGAACGAGGTCGCCATGGAGACGGTGGAACTCGCCGTCGAAGACCTCCAGATCGACGTCTGACGGGGCCTCCGCCATGACCGAACCGCTACCCGCACCCGTCCCCGCCCAAGGGCCTCCCTCGGGGGTCTCGCCGCTGCCCGGCCTGAGGGCCGTCGCGGTTGCTTCCGCCGAGCCCGGACGTCCGCTGCGCACCGACGTGGCGTGCTTCGCGGGGCGCACCCGGCGCGGGCCGGTGGGGGTCGCCGTGCGCGTCACGGACTGGGCGGGGTTCGCGGCGGTCTTCGGCGACCTGGATCCGCGGCTCGTCCTGCCCGCTTCGGTGCGCGGGTTCTTCAGCAACGGCGGCACGGCCCTGTGGGTGGTGCGCGCGGAGGCCGCAGGAGCCGTCACCGCCGGGGCGGCCTGGCCGGCCGCGGCACCCGGGCCGTTCGCCCCGGCCACGGGCTGCCGGGTCGACGCCGCGTCGCCCGGCGGCTGGGCGGACGGCACCCGGCTGACGATCCGTCACCGCGCGACGGGGCCCGCGGACCGTACCGGGGTGCTGGTCCGGGTGGAGGCGCCCGGGGAGCCGGTCGAGTCGTTCGGCTGGCTGCCCGCCGAACGGTTGCCCGGCGAGATCGCGGCCGCGTCCCGGCTGGTCCGGCTCGTGCCCGACGGCCCGCCGCCAGGGCCGGTGGCCCGCTCCGGCACGAACATGGTCGCGCTCGCCGGTGGCGGGCCCGCGCCCGGCGGCACGGCGCCGAGCGACGGGGAGCGGCTGGCCGAGGCGTACGCCGCCGCGGTACGGACAATGGTGGAGCTGCCGGAACCGGCGCTGCTGGCGCTGCCCGACCTGGACGTTTCGGGGGTCGGCCCCGGACGGCGGGAGGCGCTGGCCGACCTCCTGGTCGAAGGGTGCGCGGACGCGATGGACCGGCTCGCGCTCCTCGATCCGCCGCTCCCTGCTTCCGGCGGACCGGCCGGCGGCCCGGCCGAGGCGCTCGACGCGGTCGTGGACTGGGTGCGGGACCTGCGTGCGCGTCACGACACGGCACGGTCACAGGCGTGCGCGGTGTACTGGCCGCCGCTGCGGGTGCCCGATCCGGTGGCCACCGGACTGCCCGCGCTGCGTACGGTGCCGGCCTCCGGCCATGTGGCCGGCGTCGTGGCGCGGCTGGACCGGGAGCGGGGGGCGTTCGCCACACCGGCCAACGCGTCCCTGGAGGACGTGGTGGACCTGACCCATGTGCTGACGCCCGAGCAGGAGGTGGCGGTGTTCGCCTCGGGCGCCAACCTGCTGCGGTGTCCGCCGGGCCGGGGCCCGTTGGTGTGGGGCGGGCGGACGACGGTACGGCCGGAGAACGCCGAGGGAGTGGGCTCGGGGTGGTTCGTCGCCCACCGCAGACTGGTCCACCAACTGGTGCGGGCCGCCCGCGAGGTGGCCGAGCCGCTGCTGTTCGAGCCGCACTCCCCCGGCCTGCGGCTGCTGCTGGTGCAGGGGCTCACCGAGCTGCTGCTGGGGTTGTACGAGGCCGGCGCTCTCGCCGGGGACCGCCCGGCGCAGGCGTTCCGAGTGCGGTGCGACAACGCTCTCAATCCGCCGGAGCAGGTCGGTGCCGGCGTGCTGGTCTGCCAGGTCGAGGTGGCGCCCGCGGCACCGATGGAGTTCATCACGGTCCGGCTGGTGCTGGGCCGGCGGGACCGGCTGGAGGTGGTGGAGGGATGACCGAACAGGCGCTGGAGTTCTTCACGCAACCACTGCCCAAGTACCGGTTTCTGGTGGTGCTCGGACCGGCTGCCGCCCATCTGCCGCCCGAGCAGACCGCGTTGCTGCCGCTGACCGCGCAGGGCGCGTTCCAGCAGGTGACCGGGCTCGGGGCGCAGCTGGAGGTGACCGCGTACCCGGAGGGCGGGGTGAACGACCGGGTGCGGCAGTTCCCGGTGCGGCACTCGTGGAACCGGATCGTGCTCCACGGGGGCGTGGCCAGGGGCCCTGGGCTGTGGGCCTGGTACCGGGCCGGCCTTGCCAACCCCCTCGGCGCACGGCGCAGCGGGGCGGTACTGCTGCTGGACGCCGCCGGGGTGCCCGGCTCCGTATGGGCGTTCCGAGGCGGCCTGGCGTCGAAGTGGACCGGCCCGGACCTGCATGCGGAGCGCAGTGAAGTGGCGGTCGAGCAACTGGAGATCGCGCACGAGGGCCTGGTCGCCGTCGACCAGGGGCTGGGGCCTTGATGGCCGGGGGTCCGGGCGGGCCGGCGACTGCGGCGCGCGCCCGCGGTGGGGTGGGAACAGGAGAGGGACCATGCTGACGATTCATCACCTTTCCGTCGACTTCGAGGTCGGCGGTGACGACACGGCGGTCTTCGCCCGGCTGTTCTCGGAGCACATCAAGGAGTGGGCGAGGCGGCAGGAGAACGAGCGGGCCCGCAGCCGGCTGCTGGCCGGTGAGGCGGCCATGGCGGGCGAGGACGCCGGGCACGATCCGGCGAGCGGGCATGCGCCGGCGCCGGGCTGCTGCGGTGGTGCCTGATGGCTCCGCCCGCAGCCTCCGCGCCGGCGCTCGGCCCGGTCCTGGACGGGGCCGCGCCGACGCGCGCGACCCTGACCGTACGGCCGCCGCAGGGCAGCCCGCTGCACGCCGCCGGGGAGCCGGAACTGGTGTTCCCGCTGAATCCGACGGAGTACTCCGTGTCGAAGTCGGTGAGCTTCGCCGAGATCGCCGTTCCGGGCCTTGACTCCCCGACGCTCCAGTTCGTCCGCGGCGGGGCGCGGGTGCTGAAGCTCGACGCGCTGGTGGACGCGGCCGAGGAGCCGGTGCCGGCCAGCAGGGATGTGCAGAAACGGTGGCTGGACGCGCTGGAGAGCATGACGCTGCGCCGTTCCGCCACGCACGCGCCGCCGGTGATGGTCTTCCGGTGGGGTGCCAATCCGTCGTTCACGGGGGTGCTGGAGAGCCTGTCGTCCACCTATGTGCTCTTCGACCGCGACGGCACGCCGACCCGGGCGAAGGTGTCGCTGTCCCTCAAGGAGTTCCTGACCGCGGAGGAGCAGCAGTACGCCTCGGCGCTCGGCTCGCCGACCGTCGAGAAGGTGTGGACGGTCCGGCGCGGTGACACCCTCGCCTCGATCGCCGCGGCCGTGTACCGGGACCCGGGGCGCTGGCGGGTGTTGGCGGCGGCGAACGCGCTGGCGGATCCTCGGGCGCTGGTGCCGGGGACGGCGCTGACCGTCCCGGCGCTGATCGGCGGTGCGGGACGGTGACGGTCATCGGCGAGCGGGGCGGGCCGGGTGCGTCGGGCACGACCGCACTGCCGTCCGACACGTACGCCCCCGCCTTCCTGATCACCGTCGAGCGTGCCCCGGGACTCTCCGACCAGTTGCCCGGCTGCCTGCTGGACATTCAGGTCGTCAGGGAGCTCGACAAGTCGGGGACCTTCTCGCTGACGTTGAGCAACTGGCACGAGGAGCGGCGCGAGCTGCGCTTCGACGATCCCGGTCACTTCTCCCCCGGGCAGCTGCTCCAAGTGCGGCTGGGCTACGCGGGCGAGGGTCGCCTTCCGGTGGTGGCGAAGGGTCAGGTCATGACCGTGCAGCCGGACTTCCCTGCCGCCGGGCCGCCGACGGTGCAGATCTCCTGTCAGGACCGCACCGCGCAGATGAAGTCCCGCAAGCCGCGGCCGAACGAGCAGAAGCAGTTCGAGAAGGTCATGGACTGGGAGGTCGCGAAGGTGATCGCCCAGCGTCACGACCTGCCCCTGGTGGCCGAGGAGGAGGGCGTCCAGCACCCGCTCGTGGTGCAGAAGAACCAGGACGACATCGCCTTCCTGCTGGACCGGGCCAAGGGCATCGACCGGGAGGTCTTCGTCGCGCCGGATCCGTCGACCGGCCAGGAGAAGCTGTACTTCGTCCGGCCGGCCGACGGCAGGCCGGGGCCGCGGGCGCGCACGACCAACACCTTCGACCTGTGGTACGCGGGCAGTTACACGCAGGGCCCCGGGCCGGGCCGGGCTCCCGTGCCCAACCTGATCTCCTTCCGCCCCACCCTCACCCTGTCCGGCCAGGTGGCCGCCGTGACGGTGCGGGGCTGGGACCCGGTGCGCAAGCAGGCGATCGTGGGCCGCGCCACCCAGCAGGACCTGCGCGCCGAGCGCGACGCCGGACGGAGCGGCCCCGAGGCGGCGGCCGAGGAGATGGGCGATCGCGAGGAGGTCATCGTGGACCGTCCGGTGAGCAGTCAGCAGGAGGCCAGGGCGCTCGCGGAGAGCGTGCTGCGCGCCAGGTCGTACGCGTTCGTCCGATGCGCGGGCCAGCTGGTGGGCGTACCGGCGCTGGCGCCCGGCGACACCCTGCGGATCGGCGGGGTCGGCGCCAGGTTCGGCGGCACCTACTACACGACGAAGGTGGCGCACTCCTTCAACTCGTCCGGGTTCCTGACCTCGTTCGAGGCCCGGCGTACTTCGGAAGGGCGGTGAGGTGGCGGTGCTCGGAATGCCGGGAACGGCCGTGGACAAGCGGTACTACGGGGTGGCCACCGGGACGGTGGAGCAGGTCGAGGGCGATCCGGAGAAGGAGTGCCGGGTGCGGCTGCGGCTGCCGTGGTTCGACGACTCCACCATCACCGACTGGTGCCGCGTCACCCAGCCGTACGCGGGCCGGGGCTACGGGGTGTGCTTCGTACCGGAGGTGGGCGACGAGGTGCTGATCGCCTTCTTCCAGGGCGACATGCGCTATCCGATCGTCGTCGGCTCGCTCTACAACGGCAAGGACAAGCCGCCGACGCATCGCGAGACCGACCGCGACGAGAAGCTGGTGCGCACGAAGCACGGCCACACCCTGACCCTGGACGACAGCCCGGGGCGGGAGTCGGTACGGCTGGCCTCGGCGGCCGGCCACCGGATCGAACTGGACGACGCCGGCAGGGCGGTGACGGTGCGCACCGCCTCCGGCGGCAAGGTCACGGTCACGGCCGACGGCTCGGTGGAGATCAGCGCCGGCAGCGGGCCGGTCACGGTCAGGGCAGCGTCGGTGACGGTGGACGCGGCGCAGGTGAACCTGGGTACCGGCGCGTCGCTGAGCCCGGTGGTGTGGGAGAAGCTCGGGTCCTGGCTTTCCGCGCATGTGCACCCGTCGGCCGCCGGCCCCACGGGCCCGCCGACGCCGCCGCTGCCCGGGCCCCCGGTCTCCTCGTCCGTCCGGTTGGCGCCGTGAACGGCGGCGCGCCGGGCGGCGCGGACGCCTTCCTGGGGCAGGGCTGGCGGTTCCCGCTGCTGCCGGACGCGGGCGGCCGGATCGGCTACGCGGCCGGGGAGGAGAGCGTGCGGGACTGCCTGCTGGTGCTCGTACGCACGGCGCTGGGCGAGCGCGTGATGCGCCCGGAGCTGGGGACGCGGGCGCCGGAGCTGGTGTTCGCGCCGGGCAGTACGCGGGCCCTGCGGGAACTGGAGGAGTCGGTGCGGGTCGCGATCCGCGACTTCGAGGTGCGGGCCGCCACGGACTTCGTGCGGGCCGAGGCTCAGCCCGGCGAGGAGTGGAAGGTGACGGTGACCGTCGGCTACCGGATCCGGGCGACGGGGCGGCGGGAGACGCTGGTCTTTCCGTACTACCTGGACGGCGGGGCCGGGCTGATGGACGGCGCCGGTGCCTTCGGTGCCGACGTCCCGGGCTCGGGGGGTGCGCCGTGACGCTGCCGCCGCTGAGTCTGGACGACCTGACCTGGCAGGAGTTGACGGACGCCGTTCGGTCCCGGATTCCCGCCGAGTCGGGGGGCCGCTGGACGCTGCACTCGCCGTTGGACCCGGGTGTGACGCTGCTGGAACTCCAGGCGTACGTGCTGGAGCAGCAGGTGTTCCGGCTCGACCAGGTGCCCGACGCGGTCGTGCACGCGGTGCTGCGGCTGCTCGGGGTGCCGGGCCCGGCACCGGCGACGGCCGCCGTGACGGTGCTTCAGGTGGTGCCGAGCCGTCCCGGCGCCCGGCTGCGGGTGCGGGCCGGCGCGTCGTTCAGCCGGGACCCCCGGCCGGGGGCGGACTTCTTCGTGGAACGGGCTCTGGATGTGCTGCCGTTGCGCGTCACGGGCCTGGCGGTCCGGGCCGGGCAGGAGCTGGAGCGGGACCGCACGGCCGACCTCGTGGCCGGCCGGCCGGTGCCGCTGGCCGGGCCGTTCGGCGCCCCGGCGCGGGTGCGGCTACGGCTGTCGGTGGACGGTTCGGGCTTCCCGGACGGCGGGGAGCTGGCGCTGCTGGTCGAGTTGGAGCGGCCGGCGGGGCCGTGGAACGCGGACGGCCCGGCCGGCGACGTTCCCGCCGACGGCTGGTCGGCGAAGGCGGACGCGGAAGCTGCCACGAGGGCGGGACAGGGAGCCGGCGCGGAGGCCGAAGTCCCGGCTCCGACCCGGCTCGTCTGGTCCTACGGGCCCGCGGGCGCCGCCCGTCCGCTGCCGGAAGGCGCGGTGACCGACGGCACCGGTGGGCTGCGGCGCTCCGGGCTGGTCCGGCTCCGCCTGCCGGGAACGGCGGGCGGCACGGAGGCGGAAGTCGTGCTGGACACCCTGTCGGCGACGTTCGGCGCGCCTCCTCGGCTGAGGCGGCTGACCCCGAACGCCGCCATCGCGCACCACGCGCGGCGGGTGGAGCTGACGGAGGACGCGACCGGGGAGACCGTCGCGCTGCTGTCCCGCCGACCCGCGCTGCCGGGCCTGGTCCTGCCGCTGCCGGGCAGGGCCGCGGGGCGGCTGATCGACGTGGAACGGTTCGCCCTGCGCGAGCCGGACGGCGGCGAGCGGGAGTGGTCGGCGGTGCCGGACCTCGCGTTCAGCGGGCCCCGCGATCGGGTGTTCACCGTGGACCGGGCGTTCGGCGTGCTGCGGTTCGGCGACGGCCGCACCGGACGGATCCCCCGGCCCGGCATCCAGGGGACCGGGCCGGTACTGCGGGCCGCGTACCGACTGGGCGGCGGGCCGTCCGGCAACGGCGGGGCCGACCCGGTGCCCGCGGCGACGGGTACGGCGACGGCGCTGTCCGCGTTCGTCTCGCTGGCCGGCCTCGCCGCGAACCTCCCTGACGCCCCGCCCGGGAACTGGGTGTTCACGGGCGCGCCGGGCGACCTCCATCCCGCCGACCCGGGATGCACGGCCCGGGCGCCGGTCCCGGCGGAAGGCGGTGCGGAACCGGAGACCCCGGCCGCCGCCCGCCGCCGGGCGGCCCACGCCCTCGCCGAGGTCACGCGTGCGGTCACCGCGGCCGATCACGAGGAACTCGCG
The DNA window shown above is from Streptomyces chartreusis and carries:
- a CDS encoding LysM peptidoglycan-binding domain-containing protein; translation: MAPPAASAPALGPVLDGAAPTRATLTVRPPQGSPLHAAGEPELVFPLNPTEYSVSKSVSFAEIAVPGLDSPTLQFVRGGARVLKLDALVDAAEEPVPASRDVQKRWLDALESMTLRRSATHAPPVMVFRWGANPSFTGVLESLSSTYVLFDRDGTPTRAKVSLSLKEFLTAEEQQYASALGSPTVEKVWTVRRGDTLASIAAAVYRDPGRWRVLAAANALADPRALVPGTALTVPALIGGAGR
- a CDS encoding phage tail sheath subtilisin-like domain-containing protein; the encoded protein is MTEPLPAPVPAQGPPSGVSPLPGLRAVAVASAEPGRPLRTDVACFAGRTRRGPVGVAVRVTDWAGFAAVFGDLDPRLVLPASVRGFFSNGGTALWVVRAEAAGAVTAGAAWPAAAPGPFAPATGCRVDAASPGGWADGTRLTIRHRATGPADRTGVLVRVEAPGEPVESFGWLPAERLPGEIAAASRLVRLVPDGPPPGPVARSGTNMVALAGGGPAPGGTAPSDGERLAEAYAAAVRTMVELPEPALLALPDLDVSGVGPGRREALADLLVEGCADAMDRLALLDPPLPASGGPAGGPAEALDAVVDWVRDLRARHDTARSQACAVYWPPLRVPDPVATGLPALRTVPASGHVAGVVARLDRERGAFATPANASLEDVVDLTHVLTPEQEVAVFASGANLLRCPPGRGPLVWGGRTTVRPENAEGVGSGWFVAHRRLVHQLVRAAREVAEPLLFEPHSPGLRLLLVQGLTELLLGLYEAGALAGDRPAQAFRVRCDNALNPPEQVGAGVLVCQVEVAPAAPMEFITVRLVLGRRDRLEVVEG
- a CDS encoding phage tail sheath family protein, which produces MPEYLSPGVYVEEISTGPRPIAGVATSIAGMVGVTARGPESGKPRLVTSMLDFHRLFGGFLTPPDKAGTDAADDRGIRWWLLPLAVKGFFDNGGQKLFIKRVVPAPADAQAAAWALKPAAEQKPAPGATDFELLVEATQPGAGGNDLRFDVRAVEAGRFPLVVADPPDPAPDAPPPDPAKVVVAQKGGLKTGVWVVLIRATGVGDPTFHLLADDGSPAAQGGFEFTLAPAAPAPAVAKGDTLVQVDFEAAVREVSAGTPPVTETFRAANLKALAKEVVDRSNYVTVTTGAPARLKAAVPAALPPAKLFKPFIGLTLTKGSAGESGLTAADYVGLDGGSGRRTGIQALEDIDEVAMCAVPGVWNGTVLDGLITHCTALGDRFAVLDGPPNADLEGIRDFRAALSTDRAALYYPWLRVPDPGGAAAPAAAPPSGHLIGVYARTDVERGVHKAPANTVLRGVIPGTGLAADITRREQDLLNPRGINALRAFPNLGQRVWGARTLSDDTRWQYVNVRRLFLFIEESIDEGLQWVVFEPNAEQLWASVRQSITAFLTTVWHSGALAGTTPEEAFHVACDRTTMTEDDLAQGRLICEVAVAPVFPAEFVIVRIQQATRESLTA
- a CDS encoding phage tail protein: MTEQALEFFTQPLPKYRFLVVLGPAAAHLPPEQTALLPLTAQGAFQQVTGLGAQLEVTAYPEGGVNDRVRQFPVRHSWNRIVLHGGVARGPGLWAWYRAGLANPLGARRSGAVLLLDAAGVPGSVWAFRGGLASKWTGPDLHAERSEVAVEQLEIAHEGLVAVDQGLGP
- a CDS encoding PaaI family thioesterase, whose translation is MTVTAEEIYALAPFAETLGVHFVAISAPEVRARLDYASALSTLGGGLHGGALMGLADVAAAVCAAVNGPEGALPATMQSNTLFLRPVRGAGAFAVARPLHVGRNTVTVEVDINDEQDVLCARITQVVALRTPPSRA
- a CDS encoding TetR/AcrR family transcriptional regulator: MDQLDSESSTPAVAAPRRRRAQRGDGARLRDELVEAAELLLDKAGEDAVTIRAVAQAVGVSLPAVYLHFGSRLELLHTVCLRVWGELGDWMGDADAASHDPLNALHQRSVAYVRFGLAHPVRYRLVMTGPTTAASGQVASSCFRFLRGTVQQCVEAGALRGDATALTRAIAAALHGAVALLIFQPPESWPEDVDGFADDIATLATRGAAAIEPRSVAGQQRIDSSRS
- a CDS encoding phage tail protein, with the protein product MPPIKRSDPYGAYNFLVQVTGVAPGGQDVQASFTEVSGLTVDVQPIDYRNGSEDIRVRKIPGLKKFSNLTLKRGVTGHVEFWNWIKKSMNGQTLRAAGTIVLLDENRQEVMRWNFDRAWPVKYTGPSLGATKNEVAMETVELAVEDLQIDV
- a CDS encoding putative phage tail protein, encoding MLTIHHLSVDFEVGGDDTAVFARLFSEHIKEWARRQENERARSRLLAGEAAMAGEDAGHDPASGHAPAPGCCGGA
- a CDS encoding DUF4255 domain-containing protein encodes the protein MGGTDVVGDVSELLVRVLTEAVKDPDSAPVVELVDLVAGQSGGGQVGLQLFLYEVTEDPSARNRGPRQTLVEDPVTGAVHQETRRADMALLLRYLLIPVGGGPAAQQHVLGRAMRALYDDAILRAAGMSFQAGESLKLRLAPLTLDERAKVWWAISQPYRLSLNYEVRVVNLGSRDVSVTAPVSEAAVGLGTAGAES